One window of the Mixophyes fleayi isolate aMixFle1 chromosome 6, aMixFle1.hap1, whole genome shotgun sequence genome contains the following:
- the LOC142095386 gene encoding keratin, type I cytoskeletal 19-like: MRYNIKKSYSPAASPMFNYGSSNFLQPGGINKVHSRYFTHKVDFGNTDVSFGGTSKNHYGHSKMPHHERVCSATHEHHRSSSAHRGYKEISHSFVGNRKVHDSQSFGTHSKIYESWKCNSLLSNNEKETMQYLNQRLASYLEKVRTLEKENSQLEKNICDWYENNEPNTFPDSSQYIKTIEELQNKISVATVENAKIALQIDNAKWATDDFRNKFDIELRLRNNVEADVNGLRKALEGLNKEKCDLDTQVQELQEELKQMKKNHEEEVNSLRGQLGARVNVEVDAAPSEDLNRVLTEIRAEYESLMERNLKDVEAMFLARTEELSCQVQSSSANLQSVQIEMIDLRRSVQNLETELQSQLNMQSALQGSLIETESNYSAELAQLQRMIDNVEAELVQIRYDLEHQNTAYRRLMDQKNYLEMEIATYKSLLDGQDCLVTEEIPSTSCAPEEIQPTVSDPKVEPPSETNC; encoded by the exons ATGAGGTATAACATCAAGAAAAGTTATTCACCAGCTGCATCTCCTATGTTTAATTATGGAAGCTCTAATTTTCTTCAACCTGGTGGAATTAATAAAGTCCACTCTAGATATTTTACCCACAAAGTCGATTTTGGAAACACTGATGTTTCCTTTGGAGGGACCAGCAAAAACCACTATGGACATTCTAAGATGCCTCACCATGAGAGAGTCTGCAGTGCTACTCATGAACACCACCGTTCTTCCAGTGCTCATCGTGGATATAAAGAAATCAGTCACTCTTTTGTGGGCAATAGAAAGGTACATGATAGTCAAAGCTTTGGAACTCACTCTAAGATATATGAAAGTTGGAAATGTAATAGCCTTCTGAGCAACAATGAAAAGGAAACCATGCAATATCTGAATCAACGATTAGCATCATATTTGGAGAAGGTCCGCACTCTGGAGAAGGAAAATAGCCAACTGGAAAAGAATATCTGTGACTGGTATGAAAACAATGAACCCAACACATTTCCTGACTCCAGTCAATACATAAAGACAATTGAGGAGCTCCAAAATAAG ATCTCTGTAGCAACTGTAGAAAATGCCAAAATTGCACTGCAGATAGACAATGCTAAATGGGCCACTGATGACTTTAGAAACAA GTTTGATATTGAACTTAGGCTGAGGAACAACGTTGAGGCAGATGTAAATGGACTTCGTAAAGCCCTGGAGGGATTAAATAAGGAAAAATGTGACCTGGATACGCAGGTTCAAGAGCTCCAAGAGGAACTAAAACAAATGAAGAAAAACCATGAGGAG GAGGTAAACTCTCTGCGAGGTCAGTTGGGTGCCAGAGTCAATGTGGAAGTGGACGCTGCTCCATCTGAAGATCTGAACAGAGTTCTGACTGAGATTCGTGCAGAATATGAAAGCCTGATGGAGAGAAACCTGAAAGATGTTGAAGCCATGTTCCTTGCAAGG acTGAAGAATTGAGTTGTCAGGTTCAGTCCAGCTCAGCAAATCTACAGTCAGTGCAAATCGAAATGATTGATTTAAGACGCAGCGTACAGAACCTGGAGACTGAACTGCAGAGTCAGTTGAATATG CAATCAGCACTTCAAGGATCTTTGATAGAGACTGAATCCAACTACAGTGCAGAACTTGCCCAACTTCAGAGAATGATTGACAATGTAGAGGCTGAACTAGTACAAATCAGGTATGACCTGGAACACCAAAACACAGCATATCGACGTCTTATGGATCAAAAGAATTACCTTGAAATGGAAATCGCCACATACAAAAGCTTGCTCGATGGACAGGACTGTCT tgtTACAGAAGAAATCCCATCCACATCCTGTGCCCCAGAAG AGATACAACCAACTGTGTCTGATCCCAAAGTAGAACCACCTTCGGAGACCAACTGTTAA